The Algoriphagus sp. TR-M9 genome has a window encoding:
- a CDS encoding hemerythrin domain-containing protein gives MRKSDDFEKALIGDLVSENYVFASVLHYFGISFYQYSSHSLEVVCKKHKVHSSQLITELESWAQRTEPTNEELFLNPIEVLVAYLKKKHYYFVRQELPFLSNIISGINPEPQFASLMADLRIMFPLFVEDFIHHIHEEESRLFKRIELLQDIENNRFSLQDAMTIIERDPIQLLADQHEIHDDEMEGIRKLTMDYTLDQSAPLTMKVLYHELQDFEKELKIHAKIEDDLLFPKAVELEREVLRQIKKKIQRN, from the coding sequence ATGCGAAAATCGGACGATTTTGAAAAAGCCCTCATAGGCGACTTAGTTTCTGAAAACTACGTCTTTGCTTCCGTCCTGCATTATTTTGGCATCAGCTTTTATCAGTATTCCTCTCATTCACTGGAAGTGGTATGCAAGAAACACAAGGTTCATTCCAGCCAGCTGATTACCGAGCTGGAATCCTGGGCCCAGCGCACAGAACCTACCAATGAGGAGCTTTTTTTGAATCCTATTGAAGTATTGGTAGCCTATCTCAAGAAAAAGCATTACTACTTTGTTCGTCAGGAACTTCCTTTTCTCTCCAATATTATCTCTGGTATCAATCCAGAGCCTCAGTTTGCCAGTTTAATGGCTGACCTGAGAATCATGTTTCCACTATTTGTTGAAGACTTCATTCATCATATTCATGAGGAGGAGAGCCGCCTGTTTAAGCGGATAGAGCTGCTTCAGGATATAGAAAACAACCGGTTCTCCCTGCAAGATGCAATGACCATCATCGAACGGGATCCTATACAGCTATTGGCAGATCAGCACGAAATCCACGATGATGAAATGGAAGGCATACGTAAGCTGACCATGGACTATACCCTAGATCAGAGTGCGCCCCTGACTATGAAAGTGCTCTATCATGAATTGCAGGACTTTGAAAAAGAGCTGAAAATCCATGCGAAAATCGAGGATGATCTGCTATTTCCAAAGGCTGTAGAGTTGGAGCGGGAGGTACTTCGTCAGATCAAGAAAAAAATCCAAAGAAACTGA
- the ruvX gene encoding Holliday junction resolvase RuvX translates to MPRILAIDLGTKRTGLAVTDPLKMLANPLETIETAALLSYLKSYCQKEEVDTLVLGYPTRLNGQDNEMTPKVLQMKDKLIAAFPDKKIELVDERFTSRMAMQSMITMGSKKKDRKEKAGNLDKVSAAIILQSYLEKQ, encoded by the coding sequence ATGCCCAGAATACTCGCTATAGATTTGGGAACCAAAAGAACCGGTTTGGCTGTTACCGACCCGTTGAAAATGCTGGCAAACCCACTTGAAACCATAGAGACTGCAGCATTGCTGTCCTACCTCAAGAGCTATTGCCAAAAAGAGGAAGTGGATACCTTGGTACTGGGATATCCCACCCGTCTCAATGGTCAGGACAATGAAATGACGCCCAAAGTACTTCAAATGAAAGATAAGCTTATAGCTGCTTTCCCAGATAAAAAAATCGAACTGGTAGATGAGCGCTTCACTTCGCGGATGGCCATGCAAAGCATGATCACCATGGGTAGCAAAAAGAAGGACCGGAAAGAAAAGGCCGGAAACCTGGACAAGGTGAGCGCTGCAATTATTCTACAATCCTATTTAGAAAAACAATGA
- the def gene encoding peptide deformylase — MIYPIVAYGNPILKKEAEEITEGTELDELIKSMFATMDHASGVGLAAPQINQGISLFVIDSTLMLDEDDEEKGIRRAFINPVILEEYGDDYSFEEGCLSIPDVRAEITRPESLTIEYFDENWNLKEEEFSGMTARVIQHEFDHLEGILFIDYLKGLKKRLVKSKLIDVSKGKVSTDYRMIYPTR, encoded by the coding sequence ATGATATATCCTATAGTTGCTTATGGTAATCCCATTCTGAAAAAAGAAGCAGAGGAGATTACCGAAGGAACCGAGCTAGATGAGCTGATCAAAAGTATGTTTGCCACCATGGACCATGCCAGCGGCGTGGGCTTGGCCGCTCCGCAAATCAATCAGGGAATCAGTCTTTTTGTAATTGATAGCACCTTGATGCTGGATGAGGACGATGAGGAAAAAGGAATCCGTAGAGCCTTTATCAACCCAGTGATACTCGAAGAGTATGGAGACGACTACAGCTTCGAAGAGGGCTGCTTGAGTATTCCAGACGTGCGGGCAGAAATCACCCGACCAGAATCCCTGACAATTGAGTATTTTGATGAAAACTGGAACCTGAAAGAAGAGGAGTTTTCTGGTATGACAGCCCGGGTGATCCAGCACGAGTTTGACCATCTGGAGGGGATTCTTTTCATTGATTACTTAAAAGGCCTCAAAAAGCGTCTTGTAAAGTCAAAACTAATAGATGTCAGCAAGGGCAAAGTGTCCACTGATTATAGAATGATTTACCCTACCAGATGA
- a CDS encoding amidohydrolase: MIKSPKLSIALVQTDLHWKDKVANLAMLEEKLWGMEEQVDLIILPEMFPTGFSMDAEELAEPMNLTVCRWLRQMASQKKAYITGSAIIKTEEGFVNRLLWVSPEGMIQHYDKRHLFRMAKEEQTFAAGLRQPIFELNGWRVCPQVCYDMRFPVWSRNRTLDGKLAYDLIFYVASWPAARISAWDALLPARAIENLAYSIGVNRVKADGNGVMYNGHSAAYDYKGNQLEYMGEEDKIALVHLDAEELEAFRQKFPAWMDSDDFLIK, from the coding sequence ATGATAAAATCACCAAAGCTCTCCATTGCACTAGTTCAGACGGATCTCCACTGGAAAGATAAGGTGGCAAACCTGGCCATGCTAGAGGAGAAGCTTTGGGGCATGGAGGAGCAGGTGGATTTGATTATACTTCCCGAAATGTTTCCCACGGGATTCTCTATGGATGCGGAGGAACTGGCCGAACCCATGAATCTTACCGTATGCAGGTGGCTTCGTCAGATGGCTTCGCAAAAGAAGGCCTATATCACCGGAAGCGCCATTATTAAAACGGAGGAAGGCTTTGTCAACCGTCTGCTATGGGTGAGTCCCGAAGGAATGATCCAGCACTATGATAAGCGGCATTTGTTTAGGATGGCGAAGGAAGAGCAGACTTTTGCTGCCGGGCTGAGGCAACCGATTTTTGAGCTGAATGGCTGGAGAGTCTGTCCACAGGTTTGCTATGATATGAGATTTCCCGTTTGGTCTAGAAATAGAACCCTAGATGGAAAGCTTGCCTATGACTTGATTTTTTATGTAGCCTCTTGGCCAGCAGCTAGAATATCAGCTTGGGATGCGCTTTTGCCTGCTCGGGCGATTGAAAATTTGGCATATTCCATAGGTGTCAACCGGGTCAAAGCAGACGGCAATGGGGTCATGTACAACGGTCACTCAGCCGCTTACGATTACAAAGGGAATCAGCTTGAGTATATGGGGGAAGAGGATAAGATCGCCCTGGTACATCTAGACGCTGAAGAGCTGGAGGCCTTTCGTCAGAAATTTCCTGCTTGGATGGATTCGGATGATTTCTTGATCAAATAA
- a CDS encoding NADP-dependent isocitrate dehydrogenase, which yields MSNQTPKILYTLTDEAPALATYSLLPIVESFTKSAGVAVETRDISLSGRIIATFPEYLSSEQQIPDALAELGSIAKTPEANIVKLPNISASIPQLKAAIKELQAQGYALPNYPEEPKTDEEKAVKAKYDKIKGSAVNPVLREGNSDRRAPQAVKAYAKKHPHRMGKWTADSKSHVDSMTEGDFYGSEKSHTLADEAVVSIELHGADGKKEILKSGLKLQAGEVIDASTMSIAALKAFLRKAKADAKEKGVLFSLHMKATMMKVSDPIIFGHAVKVFFEPVFTKHAATLEAAGVDVNNGFGDLLASLEKLPVAQKTEILADIEACYADSPDLAMVNSDKGITNLHVPSDVIIDASMPAMIRTSGQMWNKEGNQQDTKAIIPDRSYAGVYSATIEFCKRHGAFDPATMGSVPNVGLMAQKAEEYGSHDKTFEISYAGEVKVIDQNGVEIFSHEVETGDIWRMCQTKDAPIQDWVKLAVTRARLSNTPAVFWLDPNRAHDAELIKKVNKYLPEHDQEGLEISILSPIEATNFSLARIKEGMDTISVTGNVLRDYLTDLFPILELGTSAKMLSIVPLMNGGGLFETGAGGSAPKHVEQFVTEGHLRWDSLGEFLALAVSLEHLGRTFHNDKALLLGETLDQATGKWLENDKSPARVVGKLDNRGSHFYLALYWAQALAAQNKDAELKAKFTPLAQALEAQEATIVGELNGSQGTPLNIGGYFRPDAALASQAMRPSATLNDILTTLV from the coding sequence ATGAGTAACCAAACTCCAAAAATCCTTTATACGCTGACAGATGAAGCTCCGGCTCTTGCCACGTATTCTTTATTGCCAATTGTAGAATCTTTCACCAAGTCTGCGGGTGTAGCCGTGGAAACCCGCGATATTTCACTTTCCGGTAGAATCATTGCCACTTTCCCCGAATACTTAAGTTCCGAGCAGCAGATTCCAGATGCCCTGGCAGAGCTTGGCAGCATAGCTAAGACTCCGGAAGCTAATATTGTAAAGCTTCCAAACATCTCTGCTTCTATCCCTCAGTTGAAAGCGGCCATCAAAGAACTACAGGCGCAAGGCTATGCACTGCCCAACTACCCGGAAGAGCCAAAAACTGACGAGGAAAAAGCGGTGAAAGCCAAATACGATAAAATCAAAGGGTCTGCTGTAAACCCAGTTCTCCGTGAAGGTAACTCCGACCGTAGAGCTCCACAGGCCGTGAAGGCTTATGCCAAAAAGCATCCGCACAGAATGGGCAAATGGACGGCTGATTCCAAGTCTCATGTAGATAGCATGACTGAGGGGGATTTTTACGGAAGTGAAAAGTCACATACCCTGGCAGATGAGGCAGTAGTCTCCATTGAGCTACACGGTGCAGATGGAAAAAAAGAAATCCTAAAATCAGGGTTGAAGCTCCAGGCAGGCGAGGTGATCGATGCTTCAACTATGAGTATTGCTGCATTGAAGGCTTTCCTTCGCAAAGCAAAAGCTGACGCAAAGGAAAAAGGCGTGTTGTTTTCACTGCACATGAAAGCCACCATGATGAAGGTCTCAGACCCTATCATTTTTGGACATGCTGTTAAAGTCTTTTTCGAACCGGTTTTCACCAAGCATGCGGCTACCCTAGAGGCAGCAGGAGTAGATGTAAATAATGGATTTGGGGATTTGCTGGCCAGTCTGGAGAAACTTCCGGTAGCGCAGAAAACCGAGATTTTGGCAGATATTGAGGCCTGCTATGCCGATAGCCCGGACCTAGCCATGGTAAATTCTGATAAAGGGATTACTAATCTGCATGTGCCGAGTGATGTGATCATCGATGCTTCCATGCCTGCTATGATCAGAACCTCTGGTCAGATGTGGAACAAAGAAGGAAATCAACAAGACACCAAGGCCATCATTCCAGATCGTTCTTATGCTGGTGTTTATAGTGCCACCATTGAGTTTTGTAAAAGACATGGTGCATTTGATCCTGCGACCATGGGGTCTGTTCCAAACGTAGGTTTGATGGCGCAAAAAGCGGAGGAATATGGCTCTCACGACAAGACATTTGAAATTTCCTATGCTGGAGAGGTCAAAGTGATCGACCAAAACGGTGTTGAAATTTTCTCTCACGAAGTAGAAACCGGCGATATCTGGAGAATGTGCCAGACTAAAGATGCTCCGATCCAGGACTGGGTAAAACTGGCAGTAACTAGAGCGAGGCTTTCTAACACTCCTGCGGTCTTCTGGTTGGATCCCAACAGAGCGCACGATGCGGAATTGATTAAAAAAGTAAATAAATATCTACCAGAGCATGACCAGGAAGGATTGGAGATTTCTATCCTTTCTCCGATCGAAGCCACTAATTTCTCTTTGGCGAGAATCAAAGAAGGCATGGATACTATCTCTGTGACTGGAAATGTGCTGAGAGATTACCTGACAGATTTGTTCCCGATTTTGGAATTGGGTACTTCTGCCAAAATGCTTTCTATCGTTCCATTGATGAATGGTGGAGGTTTGTTCGAAACCGGAGCTGGTGGATCTGCGCCTAAACACGTGGAGCAATTCGTGACTGAAGGTCACTTACGCTGGGATTCTCTCGGTGAATTCCTTGCATTGGCAGTTTCCCTAGAGCATCTAGGCAGAACTTTCCATAACGATAAGGCTTTGCTTCTGGGTGAAACTTTGGATCAGGCGACGGGCAAATGGCTGGAAAATGACAAATCCCCAGCCAGAGTCGTAGGTAAACTGGACAACAGAGGAAGTCATTTCTACCTGGCACTTTATTGGGCTCAGGCACTTGCTGCGCAAAATAAGGATGCAGAATTGAAGGCTAAATTCACTCCTCTGGCTCAGGCACTAGAGGCACAGGAAGCTACTATAGTGGGTGAACTGAACGGTTCTCAAGGAACTCCATTGAACATCGGTGGATACTTCAGGCCAGATGCGGCACTAGCATCTCAAGCGATGCGACCAAGCGCTACGCTAAATGATATTTTGACCACTTTGGTTTAA
- a CDS encoding S1 family peptidase: protein MFEKAILETAGYTRAIHSISRKFGSTQIERGAATLFFVNQEGYALTCKHVAQWLSQADKINQRYHSFLQQGKNSSGGQRSALAKKLGLKSDSTSEMRITFVDCVDQIKNMKFFLHPEYDLALIKFEGFEKTLFTNVPKFKKDHSDIHPGAMLCRLGFPFPEFSNYQLNTQNQCLEWTNTGNKRSPRFPIDGMLTRFLGDKNGKVYGMEMSTPGLRGQSGGPLFDAKGKVCGMQSRTKHLHLGFDIEEKAIIAHGKAKKVNDYAFIHLGECIHVSVIKEFMRANGVSFEEE from the coding sequence ATGTTTGAAAAAGCAATTCTCGAAACTGCCGGATACACCCGGGCGATACATTCTATCTCCAGAAAATTTGGAAGTACCCAAATCGAACGCGGTGCTGCGACTCTTTTTTTTGTAAACCAAGAAGGCTATGCACTGACCTGCAAACATGTAGCACAATGGCTTTCCCAAGCCGACAAAATCAATCAACGATACCATTCCTTTCTACAGCAAGGTAAGAACTCAAGCGGAGGACAGCGCTCAGCATTGGCAAAAAAGCTAGGCTTAAAATCTGACTCCACCTCAGAAATGCGAATCACTTTTGTGGATTGTGTGGATCAGATCAAAAACATGAAGTTCTTCCTTCACCCGGAATACGACTTGGCCCTGATCAAATTCGAAGGCTTCGAAAAGACACTCTTTACGAATGTTCCGAAATTCAAAAAAGACCATTCAGACATCCATCCCGGGGCAATGTTGTGCAGGCTGGGATTTCCCTTTCCTGAGTTTTCCAACTATCAATTGAACACTCAGAACCAATGTTTGGAATGGACCAATACTGGAAACAAGCGATCGCCCAGGTTTCCCATAGACGGCATGCTTACCCGATTTCTGGGAGACAAAAACGGAAAAGTCTATGGAATGGAAATGAGCACCCCTGGACTCAGAGGTCAAAGTGGCGGACCGCTTTTCGATGCCAAGGGAAAAGTCTGTGGCATGCAGAGCCGAACCAAGCATTTACACTTAGGATTTGATATTGAAGAAAAAGCGATCATTGCCCATGGCAAAGCCAAAAAAGTGAATGACTACGCTTTTATCCATCTGGGTGAATGCATTCACGTCTCAGTAATCAAGGAGTTTATGCGGGCAAATGGCGTGAGTTTTGAGGAGGAATGA
- the gap gene encoding type I glyceraldehyde-3-phosphate dehydrogenase, with protein sequence MSKIKVGINGFGRIGRLAFRVAQEREDIQVVAINDLIDVDYMAYMLKYDSTHGNFKGTVEVKDGALVVNGNSIRVTSEKSPANLKWGEVGADYVIESTGIFLTKETAQGHIDAGAKKVVMSAPSKDDTPMFVMGVNEDSYTSDMVFVSNASCTTNCLAPIAKVLNDNWGIEEGLMTTVHATTATQKTVDGPSAKDWRGGRGAGQNIIPSSTGAAKAVGKVIPELNGKLTGMAFRVPTPDVSVVDLTVRLKKAATYEEVCAKMKEVSESSMKGVLGYTEDAVVSNDFLGDARTSIFDAGAGIQLSDTFLKVVSWYDNEWGYSNKVIDLVSYIASK encoded by the coding sequence ATGAGCAAGATTAAAGTTGGAATCAACGGATTCGGTAGAATCGGACGTTTGGCGTTCAGAGTAGCGCAAGAAAGAGAAGATATCCAGGTAGTAGCGATCAACGATTTGATCGACGTGGATTACATGGCGTACATGCTGAAGTATGACTCTACTCACGGTAACTTCAAAGGTACTGTAGAGGTAAAAGACGGCGCATTGGTAGTGAATGGAAATAGCATCCGGGTTACTTCTGAGAAAAGCCCAGCTAACCTGAAGTGGGGAGAAGTAGGAGCTGATTATGTAATCGAATCAACCGGTATTTTCTTGACTAAAGAAACTGCTCAAGGCCACATCGATGCTGGCGCTAAGAAAGTAGTGATGTCTGCTCCATCTAAGGATGACACGCCGATGTTTGTGATGGGCGTAAATGAAGATTCTTACACTTCTGACATGGTTTTCGTGTCTAACGCTTCTTGTACTACCAACTGTCTGGCTCCAATCGCCAAAGTATTGAATGACAACTGGGGAATCGAGGAAGGCTTGATGACTACAGTTCACGCGACTACTGCTACTCAAAAGACTGTTGACGGACCTTCTGCGAAGGACTGGAGAGGTGGACGTGGTGCTGGTCAAAACATCATCCCTTCATCTACAGGAGCTGCTAAAGCGGTAGGTAAAGTAATCCCTGAGTTGAACGGTAAATTGACAGGTATGGCATTCAGAGTTCCTACTCCAGATGTTTCTGTTGTAGATTTGACTGTAAGGTTGAAGAAGGCAGCTACTTACGAGGAAGTTTGTGCTAAAATGAAGGAAGTTTCTGAATCTTCGATGAAAGGTGTGCTTGGCTACACTGAAGATGCGGTAGTTTCTAATGATTTCCTTGGAGATGCTAGAACTTCTATCTTCGATGCAGGTGCCGGCATCCAGCTTTCTGACACATTCTTGAAAGTAGTTTCTTGGTACGACAACGAATGGGGTTACTCAAACAAAGTAATCGACCTAGTGAGCTATATTGCTAGCAAATAA
- a CDS encoding M1 family metallopeptidase, which translates to MKNLLLIFCILILASACQQSVSDEHFYDAGISVDLAKFRKHQVSDIHYQLNFKIPEKKADPIPASLTLEVKISDLTHPLILDFNENSKNLKSLIVNGTATPIDHRNQHLVIPKTALLQGLNSISIEFIAGELSLNRNEDFLYTLLVPDRASTLFPCFDQPNLKANYTLTLSAPNTWKVLASAPIIDSSQDGELTAHQFAKSDLMSTYLFSFVAGKFEEAEVTADFPQKMLYRETNPEKIAASIPELFRLHQKAKDFLEEYTAYPFPFQKLDFATIPIFQYGGMEHVGAIQYRESSLFLDENATDSQLLSRAKLIGHETAHMWFGDLVTMDWFEDVWMKEVFANFMAGKLVNPTYPEINHELSFLTNHYPSAYGEDRTKGTNPIRQNLTNLKDAGSLYGSIIYDKAPIMMRQLETAMGEKEFQKGIQQYIKTYANGNADWNALVEILDENTEINLQQWSEVWVNQSGRPILSDKIELGEDGTISSFVITQKAEDGSDKVWPQLFDISFFYKDGIKTFSVAMEDKTLDLKEAIGEKQPTAILYNSNGLGYGVFPIDQSSLINISSLKDEVMRGQSYINLYENTLSGNIAPILAFETFQKGIAAEQNEILARLISGELNSIFWNYLTKEQRKQVLPALEKQLWNQLHQDLPTNLKKTIFALYSGIAYSPAGQERLYKVWKKGHKIKDLKLNPDNFTSLAMDLALYGHSKSDEILTEERSRISNPDKLARFDFLLPALSQNEGERATLFQSFARASMREKESWVLSACGYIHHPLRQEAAIVYLPLALQLLEDIQKTGDIFFPKRWIAATLGQYSSPEAAKILAAFWKSNPDYNPILKNKILQATDDLMRVQKIKK; encoded by the coding sequence ATGAAAAACCTGCTCTTGATCTTTTGCATTTTGATTTTAGCAAGCGCTTGCCAACAATCCGTCTCGGACGAGCACTTTTATGATGCCGGTATTTCAGTAGACTTGGCGAAGTTTAGAAAACACCAGGTATCCGACATTCATTATCAGCTAAACTTTAAAATCCCGGAGAAGAAAGCTGATCCTATACCTGCAAGTTTGACCCTAGAAGTCAAAATTTCTGACCTTACCCACCCCTTGATTTTGGATTTCAATGAAAATTCTAAGAATCTAAAATCACTAATCGTAAACGGTACCGCCACACCTATTGATCATAGAAATCAGCATTTGGTCATTCCAAAGACCGCTTTACTTCAAGGACTTAACTCTATTTCAATTGAATTCATCGCTGGAGAACTTTCTCTAAACCGAAATGAGGACTTTCTCTATACCCTGCTAGTCCCCGATCGGGCCAGCACGCTATTCCCTTGTTTTGATCAACCCAATCTGAAAGCCAACTACACCTTGACCCTATCCGCACCCAACACGTGGAAAGTCCTGGCTAGTGCACCAATAATAGATTCCTCTCAGGATGGTGAACTTACTGCTCACCAGTTTGCTAAGTCTGACTTAATGAGCACCTACCTATTTTCTTTTGTGGCCGGAAAATTTGAAGAAGCGGAAGTAACCGCTGATTTCCCACAGAAAATGCTTTACCGGGAAACCAACCCTGAAAAAATTGCAGCTAGCATCCCTGAGCTTTTCAGGTTACATCAAAAAGCTAAGGACTTTTTGGAGGAGTACACTGCTTACCCTTTCCCATTTCAAAAACTCGATTTTGCCACCATTCCCATTTTCCAATACGGGGGAATGGAGCATGTGGGAGCTATTCAGTACCGGGAATCCTCACTTTTTCTGGATGAAAATGCTACCGATTCCCAATTGCTCAGCAGAGCAAAACTGATAGGACATGAAACGGCCCACATGTGGTTCGGGGATCTGGTGACCATGGATTGGTTTGAGGACGTTTGGATGAAAGAGGTTTTTGCAAATTTCATGGCCGGGAAACTTGTCAACCCCACATATCCCGAGATCAATCACGAGCTTTCTTTTCTTACCAATCACTACCCTTCCGCTTATGGAGAAGACCGCACCAAAGGAACCAACCCAATTCGACAGAATTTAACCAATCTGAAGGACGCTGGCTCATTATATGGTAGCATCATCTATGACAAAGCCCCCATCATGATGAGACAGCTGGAAACCGCCATGGGGGAAAAGGAATTTCAGAAAGGCATACAGCAATACATCAAGACCTACGCAAATGGAAATGCAGACTGGAATGCCCTTGTTGAGATTTTGGATGAAAATACAGAAATAAACCTTCAGCAATGGAGCGAAGTCTGGGTAAATCAATCCGGCAGACCTATTCTTTCAGACAAAATAGAACTTGGTGAAGACGGGACAATCAGCTCCTTTGTGATCACACAAAAAGCAGAAGATGGATCGGATAAAGTTTGGCCCCAGCTTTTCGACATTTCCTTTTTCTATAAAGACGGGATTAAAACCTTTTCAGTGGCGATGGAAGATAAAACGCTGGATCTGAAAGAAGCAATAGGCGAGAAACAACCTACAGCCATTCTTTACAATAGCAATGGCTTAGGATATGGCGTTTTTCCTATAGATCAATCATCATTGATAAACATCTCATCTTTGAAAGACGAGGTGATGCGAGGACAGTCTTACATCAACCTATATGAAAACACCCTATCAGGTAATATTGCTCCAATTCTGGCTTTTGAAACTTTCCAAAAAGGAATTGCTGCAGAGCAAAATGAGATTCTTGCACGCTTGATTTCTGGAGAACTCAACAGTATTTTCTGGAACTACCTCACAAAAGAGCAACGTAAACAAGTTTTACCTGCCTTGGAAAAGCAACTTTGGAATCAATTGCATCAGGATCTTCCAACTAACTTGAAGAAAACGATCTTCGCGCTTTATAGCGGAATTGCCTATTCTCCTGCCGGACAGGAGCGTTTGTATAAAGTCTGGAAGAAAGGTCATAAAATCAAAGACCTGAAACTAAACCCGGACAATTTCACCAGCCTAGCAATGGATCTGGCTCTTTACGGCCATTCCAAATCAGATGAAATACTGACTGAGGAAAGGAGTAGAATTAGCAACCCTGACAAGCTGGCCCGCTTTGATTTTCTCTTGCCGGCTTTATCACAAAATGAGGGTGAACGTGCCACACTTTTCCAGTCTTTTGCTAGGGCAAGTATGCGTGAAAAAGAGTCCTGGGTACTTTCCGCCTGCGGCTATATTCATCATCCTTTGCGCCAGGAAGCAGCGATCGTGTACCTCCCACTAGCCTTACAACTTCTGGAAGACATTCAGAAAACAGGAGACATCTTCTTTCCTAAAAGGTGGATAGCTGCGACCCTAGGACAATACTCATCGCCAGAAGCTGCTAAAATCCTTGCAGCGTTCTGGAAATCTAACCCTGACTACAATCCTATCTTGAAAAACAAAATCCTTCAGGCAACAGACGATCTGATGCGGGTACAGAAAATCAAAAAGTAG
- a CDS encoding SH3 domain-containing protein — MEIYSSNFEDGIYSPAMLLKMAFITEGIGDHEQATLYLTKYYDISPNPQVITKIKSLTGQNQLVGYEVSDGQRFFIFLTEYQDYIVGTLAFFLLISIIAIWWTGRKEDKKQTYWPTLMLLVLTFLANNFLNGPKTGLITSSPTYIVSKPSAGGDLVDQVEPGHRVHIKSSKDIWYEVDWKNKSAYIKKSDVTRL; from the coding sequence ATGGAAATTTATTCATCCAACTTCGAGGATGGCATCTATTCTCCTGCTATGCTCCTCAAAATGGCATTTATCACTGAAGGCATAGGAGATCATGAGCAGGCCACACTCTACCTCACCAAGTATTATGACATCTCGCCAAACCCTCAAGTGATTACAAAAATCAAAAGCCTGACCGGTCAAAATCAACTTGTAGGTTATGAAGTAAGTGATGGCCAACGCTTCTTTATTTTTCTTACTGAATACCAGGACTACATCGTAGGTACGCTGGCCTTCTTCTTGCTGATATCTATTATTGCCATCTGGTGGACAGGTAGGAAGGAAGACAAAAAACAAACTTACTGGCCTACCCTCATGTTATTAGTCCTTACTTTTCTGGCCAATAATTTTCTAAATGGTCCAAAAACCGGCCTTATCACTAGCAGCCCTACCTACATAGTAAGCAAGCCCTCTGCTGGTGGGGACCTAGTGGATCAAGTAGAGCCCGGGCACCGAGTACACATCAAGTCAAGCAAAGACATCTGGTATGAAGTGGATTGGAAAAACAAGAGCGCCTACATCAAAAAGTCAGACGTGACCAGACTATAA
- a CDS encoding GIY-YIG nuclease family protein, which produces MATLYILFSNRLNKYYVGACTDLERRLREHNIGHSKFTATGIPWRVVYTETFDDLKSAKRRESYIKRMKSRQYIESLISSAQ; this is translated from the coding sequence ATGGCAACACTTTACATACTTTTTTCCAACAGGCTAAACAAATACTATGTTGGTGCATGTACGGACTTAGAAAGACGTTTGCGTGAGCATAATATTGGTCACTCAAAATTTACGGCAACGGGTATTCCCTGGCGTGTAGTCTATACGGAAACATTTGATGATCTAAAGTCGGCGAAGCGCCGAGAATCCTACATAAAGAGGATGAAGTCTAGACAATATATTGAATCTCTGATCAGCTCAGCTCAGTAG